A part of Halobacillus shinanisalinarum genomic DNA contains:
- a CDS encoding bile acid:sodium symporter family protein, which translates to MKLLEAISSLAGKYFAFWVIGVAVVAYFVPEPFLFLNSYITILLGVVMFGMGLTLKPVDFKLVISKPLPVIIGVFAQFLIMPLIALAIAFALNLSNELAAGLVLLGSVPGGTASNVMVYLARGNLALSVAMTSFSTLLAPIATPLILLALAGQWLPVDPISMFISIVQVIIIPITLGIIIRKILPTVVDKSSSAIPLISVIAIIVIVSAVVSANVESIAASGPLIFSAVMIHNLLGLLLGYVVALLMKLDESKRRAISIEVGMQNSGLGVALAAAHFGPLAALPSVIAAVWHNISGPILATFWSKKPVDSEEDIPINPIEPVIKNAGE; encoded by the coding sequence ATGAAACTTCTAGAAGCAATCAGCAGCTTAGCAGGAAAGTATTTTGCCTTTTGGGTTATTGGTGTGGCTGTTGTAGCCTACTTTGTACCGGAACCTTTTCTCTTTCTAAATAGTTACATCACCATTCTTTTAGGGGTTGTAATGTTTGGAATGGGGCTTACACTTAAACCAGTGGATTTTAAGTTAGTCATAAGCAAACCGCTGCCTGTAATCATTGGAGTGTTCGCCCAATTCTTAATTATGCCGCTAATAGCACTCGCGATTGCATTTGCACTGAATCTGTCAAATGAACTCGCTGCAGGGTTAGTGTTATTAGGTTCAGTACCTGGTGGAACCGCCTCTAATGTAATGGTTTACTTAGCCAGAGGGAACCTCGCTCTATCAGTGGCGATGACGTCCTTTTCTACATTGCTTGCCCCTATTGCCACGCCACTGATTTTATTGGCGCTGGCTGGACAGTGGTTACCTGTAGATCCAATTTCCATGTTTATTTCGATCGTTCAAGTCATCATTATTCCAATAACGCTCGGTATTATTATTAGGAAGATACTCCCGACAGTCGTTGATAAAAGCAGTTCGGCAATTCCGCTTATCTCAGTAATTGCCATCATTGTTATCGTATCCGCAGTTGTATCGGCAAACGTTGAGAGCATTGCTGCGTCAGGACCGCTTATTTTCTCAGCTGTTATGATTCATAATCTATTAGGGCTTCTACTCGGATATGTGGTCGCATTGCTTATGAAGTTAGATGAAAGCAAACGGCGCGCTATTTCAATAGAAGTTGGGATGCAAAATTCTGGGCTTGGTGTAGCCTTGGCTGCTGCACACTTTGGTCCGTTAGCCGCGTTACCTAGTGTCATCGCAGCCGTATGGCACAATATATCTGGACCGATTTTGGCAACATTTTGGTCAAAAAAACCGGTGGATAGCGAGGAAGATATACCAATCAACCCTATCGAGCCCGTGATCAAAAATGCGGGGGAATAG
- a CDS encoding beta-class carbonic anhydrase gives MSVMESILAYNKQFVENKEYERYETTKFPDKKIVILTCMDTRLLELLPRAMNLNNGDAKVIKNAGAIISDRFGNTMRSIIVALYELQADEVAVIGHYGCGMTGLKSEPIVEKALKQGMDPSRLDDLKYDGVDVEKWLQGFEDVEENVRNSVDIIRRHPFLPADTPVHGLAISPETGELTVVEKAE, from the coding sequence ATGTCAGTAATGGAATCTATATTGGCCTACAACAAACAGTTTGTGGAAAACAAAGAATATGAAAGATATGAAACAACAAAATTTCCGGATAAAAAAATTGTGATCTTGACTTGCATGGATACAAGACTCTTGGAACTGCTTCCTCGTGCAATGAATTTGAACAATGGTGATGCAAAAGTTATTAAAAATGCGGGTGCCATTATCTCTGATCGTTTTGGAAACACGATGAGAAGCATTATTGTAGCGCTGTATGAATTACAAGCTGATGAGGTCGCTGTGATCGGACATTACGGCTGCGGTATGACTGGATTAAAGTCCGAACCTATTGTTGAAAAAGCTTTGAAACAAGGAATGGATCCTTCCAGGCTAGATGATTTAAAATATGATGGCGTGGATGTGGAAAAGTGGCTTCAAGGTTTTGAGGATGTTGAAGAGAATGTACGTAACAGTGTTGATATCATTCGTCGTCACCCGTTTCTACCCGCCGACACGCCGGTCCACGGCCTTGCCATCTCCCCTGAAACGGGAGAACTCACCGTTGTGGAGAAAGCTGAATAG
- a CDS encoding TetR/AcrR family transcriptional regulator — protein sequence MPKQTFFNLKEEKRQTLIDAAKKEFSRVSLYDASISNILKTSGIPRGSFYQYFEDKEDIFFYLLNEDAKDRHEHFVSYLKNYDGDLFETMKGLFQSALEHSQERGKNDFIRNAILNMNYKIENTFAKVLNEETFSNRYMEVYHLVNTKNLNISSERELFHVLQIIVAVTMHNLVHSFARDLPIETAVKNYTTELDLLKKGLCKY from the coding sequence ATGCCCAAACAAACGTTTTTTAACTTAAAGGAAGAAAAAAGACAAACGTTAATCGATGCAGCTAAAAAGGAGTTTTCAAGGGTGTCATTATATGATGCCTCTATTTCAAATATCCTTAAAACATCAGGTATACCAAGGGGGAGCTTCTACCAATACTTTGAGGATAAGGAAGATATTTTCTTCTATTTATTAAATGAAGACGCTAAAGATAGACATGAACATTTCGTTTCTTATTTAAAGAACTATGATGGTGACTTATTTGAAACGATGAAAGGGTTATTTCAATCTGCCCTCGAACACTCCCAAGAGAGAGGAAAAAATGACTTTATTAGGAATGCCATTTTAAATATGAACTACAAGATTGAAAATACATTTGCTAAGGTTTTGAACGAGGAAACATTTAGTAATAGATATATGGAAGTTTATCATTTAGTTAACACCAAAAACCTGAACATTTCAAGTGAGCGAGAGCTATTTCATGTTTTGCAAATAATTGTGGCTGTGACCATGCATAATCTTGTTCATAGTTTTGCGAGGGACTTACCTATAGAAACAGCAGTGAAAAACTATACGACAGAGTTGGATTTGCTCAAGAAGGGACTCTGCAAGTACTGA
- a CDS encoding DHA2 family efflux MFS transporter permease subunit, which translates to MVNNNNQAQSGETINKIPLMLVLISGAFAAILNQTLLATALPHIMADLNLEANTAQWLTSIFMLVNGIMIPITAFLIGRFTTRALFLTAMGLFGVGTIICAIAPTFSLLMVGRIIQAAGAGIIMPLMQTILFLIFPVEKRGTAMGMFGLVIAFAPAIGPTLSGWLVEQFPWRSLFYVILPIVIIDFILAYILLKNVTERTFPKLDILSIILSSLGFGGLLYGFSTAGSSGWDSQQVIISMVVGALALTWFILRQMKLKQPILEFRVFKYKMFTLTTALGMVVFIAMIGAATVLPLLMQNMLGFTAFESGLALLPGALLMGVMNPVTGRLFDKFGAKWLAIIGLAILTITTFMFTNLTAQTTFTYIAVVNAVRMLGVAMVMMPVTTAGLNQLPQRLIPHGTAMNNTMRQVSGAVGTALLVTVMVNNTLPEQGVNGLVHGVNISFIVAGITSIIGLVLSFFIKRSRPEEDDPDQIKSQVNNRTVTES; encoded by the coding sequence ATGGTCAACAATAACAATCAAGCACAGTCAGGAGAAACCATCAATAAAATACCACTAATGCTTGTGTTAATTTCAGGGGCTTTTGCCGCTATATTGAATCAGACTCTTTTAGCGACAGCTTTACCCCATATTATGGCTGACTTGAATTTAGAAGCTAACACTGCCCAGTGGCTAACGTCTATTTTTATGCTGGTAAATGGAATTATGATCCCGATCACAGCGTTTTTGATCGGTCGTTTTACGACGAGAGCATTGTTTCTAACAGCAATGGGGCTTTTTGGTGTAGGAACTATTATTTGTGCCATTGCACCAACTTTCTCCCTATTGATGGTAGGGAGGATTATTCAAGCAGCGGGTGCCGGTATCATCATGCCATTGATGCAAACCATCTTGTTTCTCATTTTTCCAGTTGAAAAAAGAGGGACAGCGATGGGGATGTTCGGTCTGGTTATTGCCTTCGCTCCCGCAATAGGTCCAACTTTATCAGGGTGGCTTGTAGAACAGTTTCCGTGGAGAAGTCTATTTTATGTAATTTTACCTATCGTCATCATTGATTTCATTCTAGCCTATATCCTTCTTAAAAATGTGACGGAACGGACATTTCCAAAACTTGATATTTTGTCCATCATTCTATCTTCGTTAGGATTTGGTGGTTTACTATATGGATTTAGCACTGCGGGTAGTAGTGGTTGGGATAGTCAACAGGTGATTATCTCCATGGTCGTTGGTGCCCTTGCCTTGACATGGTTTATCCTTCGACAGATGAAATTAAAACAACCAATCCTTGAATTCAGGGTATTTAAGTATAAAATGTTTACGTTAACTACGGCCCTTGGTATGGTGGTATTTATTGCTATGATCGGCGCAGCAACGGTTCTACCGTTGCTTATGCAGAATATGCTTGGGTTCACAGCATTTGAATCAGGGTTGGCGCTATTACCAGGAGCGCTTTTAATGGGGGTTATGAACCCGGTAACTGGCCGTCTATTTGATAAATTTGGGGCAAAGTGGCTTGCGATTATCGGGTTAGCTATCTTAACCATTACAACATTCATGTTTACCAATCTAACAGCTCAGACCACTTTTACCTATATAGCGGTGGTCAACGCGGTCAGGATGCTTGGTGTGGCAATGGTGATGATGCCCGTAACCACAGCCGGGTTAAATCAGCTGCCACAGCGTTTAATCCCACATGGAACAGCAATGAACAATACGATGCGCCAAGTATCAGGGGCAGTGGGAACGGCCTTGCTTGTAACGGTGATGGTCAATAATACATTGCCAGAGCAAGGTGTAAATGGACTGGTACATGGTGTAAATATTTCATTTATCGTAGCAGGTATTACCTCGATTATTGGTCTCGTATTATCGTTCTTCATTAAACGTTCACGTCCAGAAGAAGATGATCCCGATCAAATTAAGTCACAAGTAAACAACCGGACAGTTACCGAAAGCTAA
- a CDS encoding LysM peptidoglycan-binding domain-containing protein: MQIHVVQKGEALWSIAQIYGSNINQIILANQLENPNILVVGQALVVPDPSREYVVQPGDNLWSIAQMYGVSIEQLIEVNNIANPSLIYVGGLLELPYFPHRIQPGDTLWGLAQRYGTTVDQIIRANNITNASLIYSGSILRIPAPAKPVAEVNAYTTQLNAQGTQEVMALGANLTYLSPFLYTIEEDGSITELQDLSILEAAKANNIAPLLVLTNFSAGTFSSDLAASILRDPDLQETLITNLIEKIKTKGYAGINFDFEYVYSEDRENYNAFLRRVVTRFRPQGLLVSTALAPKDSADQEGLLYEAHDYQAHGEIVDFVVLMTYEWGWAGGRPWAIAPINEVREVLDYAVTVIPRSKILMGIPLYGRVWEIPWVEGTTARTISPKEAVQLAARYGVAIQYNKQYQSPFFRYVGENGQRYEVWFEDARSVEAKYETIKSYGLRGAAFWSLGNPFPQNWAVLQDNFQIRKL; this comes from the coding sequence ATGCAAATTCATGTCGTTCAAAAAGGTGAAGCGTTATGGAGTATAGCGCAAATATACGGTTCCAACATTAACCAAATTATATTAGCCAATCAGCTTGAGAATCCTAACATTCTTGTAGTCGGGCAGGCGCTTGTTGTTCCAGATCCTAGCCGAGAATATGTTGTGCAGCCAGGTGATAATTTGTGGTCCATTGCTCAAATGTACGGTGTCTCCATCGAACAGCTGATTGAAGTCAACAATATTGCCAATCCTTCATTGATCTATGTTGGTGGGTTGTTAGAACTTCCTTATTTTCCACATCGTATTCAACCGGGAGATACACTCTGGGGACTCGCACAACGTTATGGCACAACGGTCGACCAGATTATTCGAGCCAATAATATTACAAATGCTTCTTTAATTTATTCTGGGAGTATCCTAAGAATTCCCGCTCCTGCTAAGCCCGTGGCAGAAGTTAATGCCTATACAACCCAGTTGAATGCCCAAGGAACGCAAGAAGTAATGGCTTTAGGGGCGAATTTAACGTATCTTTCTCCATTTTTGTACACTATTGAGGAAGACGGCAGCATAACAGAACTGCAGGATCTCTCTATTTTAGAAGCCGCAAAAGCCAACAATATCGCTCCGCTACTTGTACTCACAAACTTCTCAGCAGGCACCTTTAGTTCCGACTTGGCCGCTTCTATTTTACGAGATCCAGACTTGCAAGAGACACTAATTACTAACTTAATAGAAAAAATTAAGACGAAAGGTTATGCGGGGATAAATTTTGACTTTGAATATGTCTACTCAGAAGACCGAGAAAACTACAATGCATTTCTCCGAAGAGTTGTTACTCGCTTTCGCCCTCAAGGTTTACTGGTCTCAACAGCCCTTGCTCCTAAGGATAGTGCTGATCAGGAGGGGCTGCTTTATGAAGCACATGACTACCAAGCCCACGGGGAGATCGTTGACTTTGTTGTACTCATGACCTATGAATGGGGGTGGGCAGGCGGTCGGCCATGGGCGATTGCCCCGATAAACGAAGTCCGTGAAGTCCTCGATTATGCCGTAACGGTGATTCCTCGCAGCAAAATTCTAATGGGGATTCCGCTGTATGGGCGAGTTTGGGAAATTCCGTGGGTTGAAGGAACAACGGCTCGAACCATCAGTCCTAAAGAAGCTGTTCAGCTAGCTGCAAGGTACGGTGTCGCCATCCAGTATAATAAGCAATACCAATCTCCCTTCTTTCGCTACGTGGGCGAAAATGGACAGAGATATGAAGTGTGGTTTGAAGACGCACGCAGCGTTGAGGCAAAATATGAGACGATAAAAAGTTACGGTCTGAGAGGGGCCGCCTTTTGGTCGCTAGGCAATCCATTTCCGCAAAATTGGGCTGTCCTCCAAGACAACTTCCAAATCAGAAAATTGTAA
- a CDS encoding YesK family protein, whose amino-acid sequence MNLFTFIGAVITMFIIVLSVVARRKNSETKSKRFTAMVVKTSLAIFSLAIIIIITSVFMGGFGGMGLSLLGFSVITGTVVGTFVGGIIIATGHRR is encoded by the coding sequence ATGAACTTATTTACGTTCATTGGTGCAGTGATCACAATGTTTATAATTGTATTGAGCGTCGTTGCAAGACGAAAAAACTCTGAAACTAAATCTAAACGATTTACTGCCATGGTAGTAAAAACAAGCCTAGCTATCTTTTCGTTAGCTATTATCATTATTATTACTAGTGTATTTATGGGCGGTTTTGGTGGAATGGGGTTAAGTTTATTGGGTTTTTCTGTCATTACTGGGACTGTGGTAGGGACGTTTGTAGGTGGAATAATCATCGCTACTGGTCATAGACGATAG
- a CDS encoding TIGR00341 family protein, with the protein MELQLIEVYAPEDFSYQNGLLEKFSFISYWISHEKDNDLHIRILVEKEDAEKILNYLEKAAYDEDSEFDAMLYSVKAYIPSKYSEKNTPSDDQEEFERASKHELYSIVHTSSKIDVSFTWFTAFAALVAAVGITQNSPALVIGANIIDPSIRPIIGISFASVLGEQKLVRQSITTAMFGLFIPLAIAASFGFLFPLPFHSNEFISQTNVQIIDLIVAISAGAAGALSFVKRSQGQLVGVMVSLAVLPPTVVLGMMLGAAQWQNAVMPFLLLVININAILLAAILVFWLSGIKPVNWAEIQDANTSRMNSLLFTGIIGLILIATVVLIQF; encoded by the coding sequence ATGGAACTGCAATTAATCGAGGTATATGCACCGGAAGATTTCAGCTATCAAAATGGCCTTTTGGAGAAATTCTCATTCATTTCGTACTGGATATCCCACGAAAAAGATAATGACCTGCACATTCGAATTCTTGTTGAAAAAGAGGATGCCGAAAAAATTTTGAATTACTTAGAAAAAGCTGCTTATGATGAAGATAGCGAGTTTGACGCTATGCTTTACTCAGTAAAAGCTTATATACCTAGTAAGTATAGTGAAAAGAACACCCCTAGTGATGATCAGGAGGAATTTGAAAGAGCCAGCAAGCACGAGTTATATTCCATTGTTCATACATCGAGTAAAATTGACGTCAGCTTTACCTGGTTTACGGCATTTGCCGCACTTGTCGCTGCTGTTGGTATAACCCAAAACAGCCCAGCCCTAGTGATAGGAGCTAATATCATTGACCCATCGATCAGACCGATCATAGGTATTTCATTTGCGTCTGTTCTCGGTGAACAAAAACTCGTACGTCAATCGATAACAACTGCAATGTTTGGCCTTTTCATTCCCCTAGCAATTGCTGCATCGTTCGGATTTCTATTTCCGTTACCGTTTCATAGCAATGAATTCATCTCTCAAACCAATGTACAAATTATAGATCTTATTGTTGCTATTTCAGCTGGAGCCGCCGGGGCTTTATCTTTTGTTAAACGATCACAGGGGCAATTAGTTGGAGTAATGGTCTCCTTAGCCGTATTGCCTCCAACCGTTGTACTCGGAATGATGCTTGGTGCTGCTCAATGGCAAAATGCTGTCATGCCCTTCTTATTACTAGTCATTAATATCAACGCCATTCTGTTAGCAGCCATTTTAGTTTTTTGGCTTAGCGGCATTAAACCAGTTAACTGGGCAGAAATCCAAGACGCGAATACATCACGTATGAATTCATTATTATTCACCGGAATAATCGGTTTAATATTGATTGCTACTGTTGTATTAATACAATTTTAG
- a CDS encoding glycine betaine uptake BCCT transporter: protein MKKVTSVFWITLAITLVASLWGSLAPKSFESMSSTIQSYISINFGWYYLLIVSLFVLFCLYMIFSPYGKIKLGKPDDKPDFRYPTWFAMLFSAGMGIGLVFYGVASPVSHYIETPPVAEPGTRAALEDSLRITFFHYGVHAWAIYAIVALVLAYFKFRHGKPGLISATLEPLFGNKMIGPWGKTIDVVAVFATIVGVATTLGFGATQINGGFTYLFGIENQFWVQLIIILVVTALFMISAYTGLSKGIKYLSNANMALAAILFFAMLFIGPTLYILNSFTDTLGTYIQRLPSESLRISPNNSEEQQWVLDWTVFFWAWWIAWAPFVGIFIARISKGRSIREFLSGVLIVPSVVSFLWMTTFGVTGIQVQNEGAEIASLPDEQALFGVFDQFPFSVILSILAIMLIGTFFITSADSATFVLGMQTTNGSLNPPKMVKFAWGIAQSAIAAVLLYTGGLQALQNALISAAFPFSFIMLLMVFSFYKALRKDKQEIQTSDE from the coding sequence ATGAAAAAGGTCACTTCGGTTTTTTGGATTACGTTGGCTATCACATTAGTTGCTTCCCTTTGGGGCTCTTTAGCTCCTAAAAGCTTCGAAAGCATGTCAAGTACAATTCAGAGTTACATATCCATTAACTTTGGCTGGTATTATTTATTAATCGTTTCACTGTTTGTCCTTTTTTGTTTATATATGATCTTCAGTCCGTATGGAAAAATTAAACTAGGGAAGCCAGACGATAAGCCTGATTTCCGCTATCCCACATGGTTTGCCATGCTGTTTAGTGCAGGTATGGGGATTGGGCTTGTTTTTTACGGTGTTGCTTCTCCAGTATCCCACTATATTGAAACCCCTCCAGTCGCTGAGCCAGGGACAAGGGCAGCACTTGAGGATTCATTGCGTATTACCTTTTTCCATTACGGGGTTCACGCATGGGCCATCTATGCCATTGTCGCTTTAGTTCTCGCTTACTTTAAATTCCGCCATGGAAAACCGGGATTAATCAGTGCTACACTCGAACCGCTTTTTGGTAATAAAATGATCGGTCCATGGGGAAAGACTATTGATGTCGTGGCGGTATTTGCAACCATTGTCGGAGTGGCTACTACCCTCGGGTTTGGCGCAACCCAAATCAATGGCGGTTTCACGTACCTGTTTGGGATCGAAAATCAATTTTGGGTTCAACTCATAATTATCCTAGTGGTGACCGCGTTATTTATGATTTCTGCTTACACAGGACTAAGTAAGGGAATTAAATACTTAAGTAATGCCAACATGGCACTAGCTGCTATCCTGTTCTTTGCAATGTTGTTCATAGGCCCAACCCTTTACATTCTAAATTCATTTACCGATACTCTTGGTACGTATATTCAACGTCTTCCCTCTGAGAGTTTACGCATATCTCCAAATAATTCGGAAGAACAACAATGGGTTTTGGATTGGACTGTCTTCTTCTGGGCTTGGTGGATCGCCTGGGCCCCTTTTGTTGGAATCTTCATTGCGCGCATATCAAAAGGGCGCAGCATACGGGAGTTCCTGTCAGGGGTTCTTATCGTCCCTTCTGTCGTCAGTTTTTTGTGGATGACTACATTCGGAGTAACAGGCATTCAGGTACAGAATGAGGGGGCAGAAATTGCTAGCCTTCCTGATGAACAAGCGTTGTTCGGGGTATTTGATCAGTTCCCTTTCAGTGTAATCTTATCCATTCTAGCTATCATGCTGATCGGAACTTTTTTTATCACATCAGCCGATTCAGCCACCTTTGTATTGGGGATGCAAACGACAAACGGTTCGCTAAACCCGCCAAAAATGGTCAAGTTCGCATGGGGGATTGCTCAATCAGCCATTGCTGCTGTACTTTTATATACTGGAGGTCTCCAAGCCTTACAGAATGCATTAATTTCAGCAGCGTTCCCTTTCTCATTTATCATGCTGCTAATGGTATTCTCTTTTTATAAAGCTTTGAGAAAGGATAAACAGGAAATCCAAACAAGCGATGAATGA
- a CDS encoding NAD(P)/FAD-dependent oxidoreductase, translating to MTAPMYDVVVVGGGPGGLSAALVLGRSRRKVVVIDEGNPRNGVTLKTHGYLTRDGIKPQELRNIAKQQLTEYSNVSCIEDVVEKVEQRDHIFKIWTLKGNMFLSRRVIMATGMVEELPDIPGIREVYGKSVFPCPYCDGWERRDDPLAVFGGEANAVDFTKLIYNWSKDLIVFTNGFPRFDDCQKQELIDYNILVIETPITKLQSNSGKLEKVIVQSGEVFQRTGGFLVNTGEKQASPIPMNLGIQKNERGGYESDGHGLTSVKGLYVIGDAKNAFVGIAGAAGEGYEAGVVINHELVLEDWNNQSDKKENEPRL from the coding sequence ATGACTGCACCTATGTATGATGTTGTTGTAGTGGGGGGAGGTCCTGGAGGTTTGAGCGCTGCACTTGTACTAGGGCGTTCACGTAGAAAGGTAGTCGTAATTGATGAAGGCAATCCTCGCAATGGTGTAACGCTTAAAACACATGGTTATCTCACAAGAGATGGTATTAAACCACAGGAACTACGGAACATTGCCAAACAGCAATTAACGGAATATAGCAACGTTTCGTGTATCGAGGACGTGGTTGAGAAGGTGGAGCAACGAGATCACATATTTAAGATATGGACTCTAAAAGGGAACATGTTTCTAAGCAGGAGAGTGATTATGGCCACTGGGATGGTAGAAGAACTGCCTGACATACCAGGAATACGAGAGGTCTACGGAAAGTCCGTTTTCCCGTGTCCATACTGCGATGGATGGGAGCGACGGGACGACCCCCTAGCTGTGTTTGGTGGGGAAGCAAATGCAGTGGATTTTACAAAATTAATTTATAATTGGAGTAAAGACCTTATCGTATTTACGAATGGTTTTCCACGCTTTGATGACTGTCAGAAACAAGAACTTATCGACTATAATATTCTTGTTATAGAAACTCCAATAACAAAACTTCAATCAAACAGTGGGAAGTTAGAGAAGGTCATAGTGCAGAGCGGGGAAGTGTTTCAAAGAACAGGTGGATTTCTCGTGAATACGGGAGAAAAACAAGCCTCTCCTATTCCAATGAACCTTGGAATTCAGAAAAATGAGCGGGGTGGATATGAATCGGACGGCCATGGACTGACAAGTGTGAAAGGGCTATATGTTATTGGTGATGCCAAAAATGCCTTCGTTGGGATAGCTGGTGCTGCAGGGGAGGGGTATGAAGCGGGGGTCGTGATTAACCATGAGCTTGTGCTGGAAGATTGGAATAATCAATCAGACAAAAAAGAAAACGAACCCAGATTGTAA
- the nagE gene encoding N-acetylglucosamine-specific PTS transporter subunit IIBC, translating into MLNFLQRIGKSLMFPIATLPAAALLVRLGMEDMLDIPFVTAAGNGILTNLSMIFAIGIAMGFAKDGNGAAALAGAVGVLVLEGGIGAINEEINMGVFSGIIAGVIAGMLYNRFHDVKFPEFLSFFGGKRFVPIITSLVMVALSFVFGYLWVYPQNVLDATANWILNAGELGVGVYGVLNRLFIPVGLHHVMNTLIWFDFGTFTTESGEVVKGEINRFLNGDPEAGHFLAGFFPVMMFGLPAACLAMYAAAKKHRKAAVGGMLLSIALTAFLTGVTEPIEFTFMFLSPLLYLVHALLTGVSMVAAYMLDIRHGFGFSAGLIDYSLNYSIAENPFMLIIIGLVLGAIYFVVFYFLIIKLDLKTPGREDEDEDFVEETQEVGQPGGASNDYEAKAYQYLEALGGPENIKTLDYCTTRLRLQMSDRDKVNETALKRYGARGVMKVGKQNLQVIVGTTVEFLADAMRRRMEQGNEAPPEAVNKEESRAEASYSSRQLTETDFVMPNTGLVMPLEDVPDEVFAQKMMGPGFAIDPEGDTFTSPINGKVVQVFPTKHAIGLETEGGLEILIHIGLDTVQLKGEGFETLVEADQPIKQGDPLIRVDLDLVKGKAPSVVTPVIFTNLENETVHLLKQGRQQKGETGIITVH; encoded by the coding sequence ATGTTGAACTTTTTACAGCGAATTGGTAAATCATTAATGTTTCCAATTGCAACCTTGCCAGCGGCTGCGCTTCTCGTGCGCCTTGGTATGGAGGACATGCTTGATATTCCGTTTGTTACGGCAGCGGGTAATGGAATCTTAACCAACCTTTCCATGATCTTTGCAATAGGTATCGCTATGGGATTTGCAAAGGATGGAAACGGAGCGGCTGCCCTTGCAGGTGCAGTTGGGGTTTTAGTCCTTGAAGGCGGTATCGGAGCGATAAATGAAGAGATTAACATGGGGGTATTTTCCGGAATTATCGCCGGTGTTATTGCCGGCATGTTATATAATCGTTTTCATGATGTGAAGTTTCCAGAATTTCTATCGTTCTTTGGGGGAAAAAGATTCGTCCCGATTATAACGTCTTTAGTTATGGTTGCTCTTTCTTTTGTGTTTGGGTATTTATGGGTGTACCCGCAAAATGTACTTGATGCAACGGCGAACTGGATCTTAAATGCTGGTGAACTTGGTGTTGGTGTCTATGGAGTTCTGAACCGCTTATTTATTCCGGTAGGACTTCACCACGTGATGAATACATTAATTTGGTTTGATTTTGGTACTTTTACAACCGAATCAGGAGAAGTCGTTAAAGGTGAAATCAACCGTTTCTTAAATGGAGATCCTGAAGCAGGTCATTTCTTGGCAGGATTTTTCCCTGTTATGATGTTTGGTTTGCCAGCTGCCTGTCTAGCGATGTATGCAGCGGCTAAAAAACACCGTAAAGCAGCTGTCGGCGGAATGTTACTAAGTATTGCTCTAACAGCATTCTTGACAGGTGTGACTGAGCCGATTGAATTTACCTTTATGTTCTTATCACCACTGCTTTACTTGGTCCACGCCTTATTGACAGGTGTATCTATGGTAGCAGCTTATATGCTGGATATACGGCACGGTTTTGGCTTCTCAGCAGGACTGATCGATTATTCGCTAAACTACAGTATTGCCGAGAATCCATTCATGTTAATTATAATAGGGCTGGTTTTAGGTGCTATCTATTTTGTTGTTTTCTACTTCCTGATTATTAAGCTTGATTTGAAAACACCAGGGAGAGAAGATGAAGATGAAGATTTCGTAGAAGAAACACAAGAAGTGGGTCAGCCTGGAGGAGCGTCTAATGATTATGAGGCAAAAGCCTATCAATATCTTGAAGCTCTCGGTGGACCTGAGAATATTAAAACACTGGATTATTGTACAACGAGACTTCGTTTACAAATGTCCGATCGTGACAAAGTGAATGAAACAGCGTTGAAGCGATACGGAGCACGTGGAGTAATGAAAGTCGGGAAGCAGAACTTGCAAGTCATCGTAGGAACAACGGTTGAATTTTTGGCGGATGCGATGAGAAGAAGAATGGAACAAGGCAATGAAGCCCCACCCGAAGCTGTGAATAAGGAAGAATCACGAGCAGAAGCTTCCTATAGCAGCCGTCAGCTCACTGAGACTGATTTTGTTATGCCAAACACAGGTCTCGTTATGCCGCTTGAGGATGTACCGGACGAAGTGTTTGCACAGAAGATGATGGGCCCAGGTTTTGCCATTGACCCTGAAGGTGACACGTTCACTTCACCTATTAACGGAAAGGTTGTTCAAGTGTTTCCAACCAAACATGCGATTGGTTTAGAGACTGAAGGCGGATTGGAAATTCTTATTCACATTGGTCTTGATACAGTACAGCTTAAAGGTGAAGGTTTTGAAACGCTTGTTGAAGCCGATCAACCAATCAAGCAAGGGGATCCGCTTATACGTGTAGATCTTGATTTAGTGAAAGGGAAAGCTCCCTCCGTTGTTACTCCAGTCATTTTTACGAATTTAGAAAATGAAACAGTCCATCTTCTGAAACAGGGGAGACAGCAAAAAGGTGAAACGGGGATTATTACAGTTCACTAA